Proteins encoded together in one Thermoplasmatales archaeon BRNA1 window:
- a CDS encoding Listeria/Bacterioides repeat protein, with the protein MVFAIALVAVAIAYIATDLSQADEDQPHTITFDPNTGEAKESRIYVAENVIGSIYIPGNDFTVDGVEYEYTKDGYSFVGWSENPNSLTANIMEGSVWEVHADMTLYAIWDANTYDVTLHYGNTTTTIGVKYGTTTDTTHMMFLSPPGMSDYVIVGWTTYDMVAEGEKDLGGNAYVLRSGEDVEYYSLKIALKRPGNVDNLYPVYAYKYDVSGNVSVNLGSEATGCYYITGSATSGGGVNISGGSPTLYLDSLTLDFSARTNSNSAPVVISNGADVTIVTLSDCVIKGGSNQSVTPRPSAYVGYAGINVKSGSSLTISSASIGSLTATGGSVKAVYVNSGWGGTRYNAFAGAGIGADGRNGGDDGCGSITINGGTVTATGGSGYIPYNNPNYYTVISGPGIGGSGGTVTITTGCTVVAASGNLARYSGETYYTTTAGIARDPIYCSVENVDPDANVSRFGRNTSSTSAQTVATLSFQFTGSVVGSATSFTIDGENTVNLGGIGIDNDTTIEIDASLISDGSTVTITSAAMNYFTGTAYETDPENHMFTVRNITMSTDAYTGTVSFSVNGSLLSEPIGYYGGVYNYSESGGESSYNFYNSYSLVLAANGSNPPSTTTATVRFALVLYETYSFLGMEIKSGNNGVEFTDYTADYDSVQGAVIISANVTLGYGRDSTIANDLSFTIDKKSYEITIQNVYSGGDSFPDGIVTSDTTVPSGISWNSGNSIGTHRVYHDGTVTYVVNTNNEPRPFHLDSVIVDGRSVGYADNGDGTYSFTLYNVVSDRNIAINFTETVIVKAYVPVVRGTSTVIGTMILVDESGNALASSYGSDSDGEYYYAAIEKNKAVRFTVEIFGNDYGLAAVYAIASDMSTTRIGYQSGGDYILSAVTSDTSLVADVTNLTYWVVIRSGSTDYLFKVPADSYYAAPSLEEIESIGSLYIKRGYEFGYWDIVQIQVDADQNVTVIGVGGEESKLPGEERKIASDIMYKAVWTDTKISYSLSFDLQGGEADNPDHYFIDDGTVIQNPTRKGYVFDYWTGTGIDGTAQSIVFDADTYGDRAYVAHWTEAIFLQVELRDNNLHINPDDAVIEVRSFQFGSAYGSLPIFSNYTDGSVTYIFYGWALPDGTKIDSNTRVDIYDDQYIVIIWVINHGFIINVDNTSTGGVISSVSSCAIDTEITVNLLPSQGYTAVGLLINGVPAGDFVAGSSTYTFTPVSNTTLKGVFQTIEYTVTIYTGIGPDYSDTPIVYTYTVNDNLTISSASVTSIPGYAFDGWSLHPGGEVAVTNAIIIESPTTVNYTYWEVWHIVKYHITYDPFRGDNVSEFSIGDSITLVPISVSGMYFAGWFDNEEYSGDPVESFTATSDHDLFFYARLIPKAYAPVAVDFVYDGKLKTVASENETYSVQPGGVISATDAGTYSFTLSLAPGYIWDDGTTDSKDYVWSICSRHVYVIADSSEWRFGQTIEIGGFTVIGLADSHMLSASAAPESEIADIGTYRNIIDPDSVTIIDQYDDSVKANYIIHLTDGMISVSDPMYSSVTVTVEPGDEGDSDGFGASLRDLLESDSMRNVAPFLILALFLIILYAALSWRWDRT; encoded by the coding sequence TCGGATGGTCTGAAAACCCTAATTCCCTGACCGCAAACATCATGGAGGGTTCTGTATGGGAAGTCCATGCTGACATGACCCTTTATGCGATCTGGGACGCCAATACATATGACGTCACCCTGCACTACGGGAACACAACAACTACCATCGGTGTGAAGTACGGGACCACTACGGACACGACCCATATGATGTTTCTCTCTCCGCCTGGGATGAGTGACTATGTGATTGTTGGGTGGACAACCTACGATATGGTCGCAGAGGGCGAGAAAGATCTCGGAGGAAACGCATATGTCCTCAGATCCGGAGAAGATGTCGAATACTACTCGTTGAAGATTGCTCTTAAGAGACCGGGAAACGTTGACAACCTCTACCCGGTGTACGCTTACAAATATGATGTCAGCGGCAACGTCTCCGTGAATCTAGGTTCGGAGGCGACAGGGTGCTACTATATCACCGGTTCGGCTACAAGCGGTGGCGGGGTGAATATCAGCGGAGGATCCCCGACGCTGTATCTTGATTCGCTTACACTCGACTTTTCGGCGAGAACGAATTCGAATTCGGCTCCCGTCGTCATAAGCAACGGCGCGGATGTCACGATCGTGACTCTCAGCGACTGCGTCATCAAAGGGGGATCCAACCAATCTGTGACTCCCAGGCCATCCGCATATGTCGGATATGCGGGAATCAATGTGAAGTCCGGATCTTCTCTGACAATCTCCTCGGCAAGCATAGGATCGCTTACGGCCACGGGCGGATCGGTTAAAGCCGTGTATGTAAACAGCGGCTGGGGCGGAACAAGATACAACGCATTCGCGGGGGCCGGAATAGGGGCGGATGGGAGAAACGGCGGCGATGACGGCTGCGGCTCCATCACCATCAACGGAGGGACCGTGACTGCCACGGGCGGATCTGGCTACATACCATACAACAACCCGAACTATTACACCGTGATTTCTGGACCAGGCATAGGGGGGTCCGGTGGCACGGTGACCATCACGACGGGCTGTACCGTTGTAGCAGCATCCGGAAACCTGGCTCGTTATAGCGGGGAGACATACTACACGACAACTGCGGGGATTGCGCGCGATCCGATATATTGCAGCGTCGAGAATGTCGATCCTGATGCCAACGTTAGCAGGTTCGGACGCAACACTAGCTCCACGTCGGCACAGACGGTGGCCACTCTTTCGTTCCAATTTACCGGAAGCGTTGTCGGCTCAGCCACCAGTTTTACGATTGATGGGGAAAACACTGTCAACCTCGGCGGAATCGGAATAGATAATGACACGACGATCGAGATTGATGCCTCTCTGATTTCCGACGGGAGTACGGTGACCATCACCTCCGCCGCAATGAACTACTTTACCGGGACGGCATACGAAACAGACCCCGAGAACCACATGTTCACAGTCAGGAACATCACGATGAGTACAGATGCCTACACCGGTACCGTATCATTCAGCGTCAACGGCAGCCTGCTAAGCGAACCCATCGGTTACTACGGTGGAGTCTACAACTACTCGGAGAGCGGCGGCGAGAGCAGTTACAACTTCTACAACAGTTATTCGCTGGTTCTCGCGGCGAACGGTAGTAATCCTCCGTCCACTACCACTGCTACGGTTCGTTTTGCATTGGTCCTGTACGAAACCTATTCCTTCCTCGGAATGGAGATCAAGTCCGGGAACAACGGGGTTGAGTTCACCGACTATACTGCCGACTATGACTCTGTTCAGGGCGCTGTGATAATCTCGGCAAACGTCACGCTGGGCTATGGAAGGGATTCGACGATAGCGAACGACTTGTCGTTCACCATAGACAAGAAGAGTTACGAGATCACGATACAGAACGTGTACAGCGGAGGGGACTCGTTCCCCGACGGCATTGTGACCTCTGATACTACCGTCCCTTCTGGCATCTCGTGGAACTCGGGTAATTCCATAGGCACACACAGAGTCTACCACGACGGAACCGTAACATACGTTGTGAATACGAACAACGAGCCGAGACCGTTCCATTTGGATTCCGTTATAGTTGACGGCCGTTCGGTAGGATATGCGGATAATGGCGACGGCACATATTCGTTCACGCTCTACAACGTGGTCTCCGACAGGAACATCGCCATCAATTTCACGGAAACCGTGATAGTCAAGGCGTATGTGCCTGTAGTGCGGGGCACATCGACTGTTATCGGGACCATGATACTGGTCGACGAATCCGGCAACGCTTTAGCATCGTCTTACGGAAGCGATTCCGATGGAGAATACTACTATGCCGCAATCGAGAAGAACAAGGCTGTCCGTTTCACCGTGGAAATATTCGGGAACGATTACGGTCTTGCTGCCGTCTATGCGATTGCATCCGACATGTCAACGACGCGTATCGGTTACCAATCCGGAGGGGATTACATCCTATCCGCTGTAACGTCTGACACCTCCTTGGTTGCAGACGTTACCAACCTCACGTACTGGGTTGTCATTAGAAGCGGCTCCACAGACTACCTGTTCAAGGTCCCTGCCGACTCCTATTATGCGGCACCCTCGCTGGAAGAGATCGAATCAATCGGCAGCCTGTACATAAAGAGGGGTTATGAGTTCGGCTACTGGGATATAGTGCAGATCCAAGTGGATGCGGATCAGAACGTGACGGTGATTGGGGTGGGAGGCGAGGAATCCAAACTTCCCGGGGAGGAGAGGAAGATAGCCTCTGACATAATGTATAAGGCAGTTTGGACAGACACCAAGATAAGTTACAGCCTGTCCTTCGATCTCCAGGGCGGAGAAGCAGATAATCCGGATCACTACTTCATCGACGACGGCACAGTCATCCAGAACCCCACCCGTAAGGGATATGTCTTCGATTACTGGACAGGCACCGGAATCGATGGGACCGCACAATCCATTGTTTTCGATGCGGACACCTACGGCGACAGGGCATACGTCGCCCATTGGACAGAGGCGATATTTCTCCAGGTCGAGTTGAGGGACAACAATCTCCACATCAACCCCGATGATGCTGTCATCGAGGTGCGCAGTTTCCAGTTCGGATCTGCATACGGCAGTCTCCCCATATTCTCCAACTATACCGACGGGTCGGTGACATACATATTCTACGGATGGGCCCTTCCGGACGGAACCAAGATTGATTCCAACACCAGAGTGGACATCTACGATGATCAGTACATAGTCATCATCTGGGTGATCAACCACGGCTTCATCATCAACGTCGACAACACTTCGACGGGAGGCGTCATCAGCAGCGTCAGTAGCTGCGCGATTGACACCGAGATTACGGTGAACCTGCTCCCCAGTCAGGGATACACGGCCGTGGGCCTTCTGATCAACGGCGTCCCCGCCGGTGATTTCGTTGCCGGAAGTTCTACATACACCTTCACTCCAGTCAGCAATACCACTCTGAAGGGCGTGTTCCAGACCATTGAATACACCGTAACGATCTACACGGGCATCGGCCCCGACTACAGCGATACGCCGATTGTGTACACCTATACCGTCAACGATAATCTGACGATTTCCTCCGCATCCGTGACATCCATACCCGGGTATGCATTTGACGGATGGTCTCTGCATCCTGGCGGCGAGGTGGCTGTGACCAATGCCATCATCATCGAGTCCCCCACAACGGTAAACTACACCTACTGGGAGGTTTGGCACATCGTCAAATACCACATAACATACGATCCGTTCAGAGGAGATAACGTTTCAGAATTCAGCATCGGCGATTCGATAACCCTGGTTCCCATCTCCGTCAGCGGGATGTATTTCGCCGGATGGTTCGACAATGAGGAGTATTCCGGGGACCCTGTCGAATCGTTCACCGCAACCTCTGACCATGATCTGTTCTTCTACGCCAGACTCATCCCGAAGGCGTATGCTCCTGTGGCGGTTGATTTCGTCTACGATGGCAAGCTGAAGACTGTAGCGTCAGAGAATGAGACCTATTCGGTCCAGCCCGGAGGAGTGATTTCGGCAACCGACGCAGGAACGTACTCGTTCACCCTATCCCTTGCACCAGGATACATCTGGGATGACGGAACAACTGACTCGAAGGATTATGTTTGGTCCATCTGTTCACGGCACGTGTATGTGATAGCGGATAGCTCCGAGTGGAGATTCGGTCAAACGATCGAAATCGGCGGATTCACCGTCATTGGTCTTGCCGACTCCCATATGCTCAGCGCTTCAGCGGCTCCCGAATCAGAGATTGCCGACATCGGCACTTACAGGAACATCATCGATCCGGATTCCGTCACCATCATAGACCAGTATGACGACAGCGTCAAGGCGAACTACATAATCCACCTCACCGACGGAATGATATCGGTCAGTGACCCGATGTACAGTTCGGTGACTGTCACGGTGGAACCAGGGGATGAAGGGGATTCAGATGGTTTCGGAGCATCACTGAGAGATCTTCTTGAATCAGACTCCATGAGGAACGTTGCCCCCTTCCTGATTTTGGCTCTATTCCTGATTATACTCTACGCTGCTCTCTCCTGGAGGTGGGATCGTACTTGA